The Ahaetulla prasina isolate Xishuangbanna chromosome 3, ASM2864084v1, whole genome shotgun sequence genome window below encodes:
- the DBT gene encoding lipoamide acyltransferase component of branched-chain alpha-keto acid dehydrogenase complex, mitochondrial isoform X2 produces the protein MAATIALRNSCKTAGRLLCVHQIRLHSNFCLLKQKSISKFEKTLWRYQHQHRFFRITAASHGQIVQFKLSDIGEGITEVTVKEWYVKEGDVVSQFDSICEVQSDKASVTITSRYDGIIRKLHYGLDEIARVGKPLVDIETTTSKAVTPEEDVVETPAVFSEEQIHQQIKGHKTLVTPAVRRLAMENNIKLSEVVGTGKDNRILKEDILNYLAKQTGAILPLSPKPEIIAPSSKPDLAEDMSKEKAARIVTPLSKPIISAKDQTMALSGFQKAMVKTMNAALKIPHFGYCDEVDLTRLIQLREELKLLAKGRGIKLTFMPFFLKAASLGLLHYPVLNASVDENCQNITYKIGGTYAKPVILPPEVAIGALGKIQVLPRFNSKGEVFKAQIMNVSWSADHRIIDGATMSRFSNLWKSYLENPASMLMDLK, from the exons ATGGCGGCAACGATTGCATTGAGGAACAGCTGCAAAACAGCCGGGCGTTTG CTCTGTGTTCATCAGATAAGACTACATAGTAACTTTTGTTTGCTAAAGCAAAAATCCATTTCTAAGTTTGAGAAGACTTTATGGAGGTATCAACATCAGCATCGATTTTTTAGAATAACTGCTG CTTCACACGGCCAGATTGTTCAGTTCAAGCTCTCTGATATTGGAGAAGGGATCACAGAAGTGACAGTGAAAGAATG gtATGTAAAAGAAGGTGATGTTGTGTCACAGTTTGATAGCATCTGTGAAGTACAAAGTGATAAAGCCTCGGTCACAATCACTAGCCGTTATGATGGCATCATTAGAAAACTCCATTATGGGTTGGATGAAATTGCCCGTGTGGGGAAACCGCTGGTGGATATAGAAACCACAACTTCAAAAG CTGTAACTCCTGAAGAAGATGTGGTTGAAACACCAGCCGTGTTCAGTGAAGAACAGATCCACCAGCAAATCAAAGGCCATAAGACTTTAGTAACCCCTGCTGTTCGCCGCCTTGCTATGGAAAAcaat ATAAAGCTGAGTGAAGTTGTTGGAACAGGGAAAGACAACCGTATTCTCAAAGAAGACATTCTTAACTACTTAGCCAAGCAGACTGGAGCAATTTTACCTCTGTCACCAAAGCCTGAGATCATTGCACCTTCCTCAAAACCAGATCTTGCTGAGGACATGTCAAAAGAGAAAGCTGCAAGAATTGTAACACCACTTTCTAAACCTATAATTTCAGCGAAAGATCAAACAATGGCCTTATCtg GATTTCAGAAGGCAATGGTGAAAACTATGAATGCTGCTTTGAAAATTCCTCACTTTGGTTATTGTGATGAGGTTGACCTCACTCGGCTTATCCAGCTGAGAGAAGAGTTGAAACTTTTAGCAAAAGGACGAGGAATTAAGCTCACTTTTATGCCCTTCTTTTTAAAG GCTGCTTCTCTAGGCTTATTACATTATCCCGTCCTTAATGCTTCCGTGGATGAAAACTGCCAAAACATCACATACAAG ATTGGTGGCACTTATGCAAAACCTGTGATCCTTCCTCCTGAAGTAGCTATTGGCGCTCTGGGAAAAATACAG gtcCTTCCTCGATTTAACAGTAAAGGTGAGGTATTTAAAGCTCAAATAATGAACGTGAGCTGGTCAGCAGATCACAGAATCATTGACGGTGCAACCATGTCTCGTTTTTCTAACTTGTGGAAATCTTACTTGGAGAATCCTGCTTCCATGCTGATGGATCTTAAGTAA
- the DBT gene encoding lipoamide acyltransferase component of branched-chain alpha-keto acid dehydrogenase complex, mitochondrial isoform X1, protein MAATIALRNSCKTAGRLLCVHQIRLHSNFCLLKQKSISKFEKTLWRYQHQHRFFRITAASHGQIVQFKLSDIGEGITEVTVKEWYVKEGDVVSQFDSICEVQSDKASVTITSRYDGIIRKLHYGLDEIARVGKPLVDIETTTSKAVTPEEDVVETPAVFSEEQIHQQIKGHKTLVTPAVRRLAMENNIKLSEVVGTGKDNRILKEDILNYLAKQTGAILPLSPKPEIIAPSSKPDLAEDMSKEKAARIVTPLSKPIISAKDQTMALSGFQKAMVKTMNAALKIPHFGYCDEVDLTRLIQLREELKLLAKGRGIKLTFMPFFLKAASLGLLHYPVLNASVDENCQNITYKASHNIGVAMDTGQGLLVPNVKNVQACSLFEVASELNRLQKLGSANQLGTNDLTGGTFTLSNIGTIGGTYAKPVILPPEVAIGALGKIQVLPRFNSKGEVFKAQIMNVSWSADHRIIDGATMSRFSNLWKSYLENPASMLMDLK, encoded by the exons ATGGCGGCAACGATTGCATTGAGGAACAGCTGCAAAACAGCCGGGCGTTTG CTCTGTGTTCATCAGATAAGACTACATAGTAACTTTTGTTTGCTAAAGCAAAAATCCATTTCTAAGTTTGAGAAGACTTTATGGAGGTATCAACATCAGCATCGATTTTTTAGAATAACTGCTG CTTCACACGGCCAGATTGTTCAGTTCAAGCTCTCTGATATTGGAGAAGGGATCACAGAAGTGACAGTGAAAGAATG gtATGTAAAAGAAGGTGATGTTGTGTCACAGTTTGATAGCATCTGTGAAGTACAAAGTGATAAAGCCTCGGTCACAATCACTAGCCGTTATGATGGCATCATTAGAAAACTCCATTATGGGTTGGATGAAATTGCCCGTGTGGGGAAACCGCTGGTGGATATAGAAACCACAACTTCAAAAG CTGTAACTCCTGAAGAAGATGTGGTTGAAACACCAGCCGTGTTCAGTGAAGAACAGATCCACCAGCAAATCAAAGGCCATAAGACTTTAGTAACCCCTGCTGTTCGCCGCCTTGCTATGGAAAAcaat ATAAAGCTGAGTGAAGTTGTTGGAACAGGGAAAGACAACCGTATTCTCAAAGAAGACATTCTTAACTACTTAGCCAAGCAGACTGGAGCAATTTTACCTCTGTCACCAAAGCCTGAGATCATTGCACCTTCCTCAAAACCAGATCTTGCTGAGGACATGTCAAAAGAGAAAGCTGCAAGAATTGTAACACCACTTTCTAAACCTATAATTTCAGCGAAAGATCAAACAATGGCCTTATCtg GATTTCAGAAGGCAATGGTGAAAACTATGAATGCTGCTTTGAAAATTCCTCACTTTGGTTATTGTGATGAGGTTGACCTCACTCGGCTTATCCAGCTGAGAGAAGAGTTGAAACTTTTAGCAAAAGGACGAGGAATTAAGCTCACTTTTATGCCCTTCTTTTTAAAG GCTGCTTCTCTAGGCTTATTACATTATCCCGTCCTTAATGCTTCCGTGGATGAAAACTGCCAAAACATCACATACAAG GCTTCTCACAATATTGGAGTTGCCATGGACACAGGACAAGGCTTGCTCGTCCCTAATGTGAAAAATGTCCAGGCTTGTAGCCTGTTTGAAGTTGCTTCCGAATTAAATCGCCTTCAAAAATTGGGCTCAGCTAACCAGCTGGGAACAAATGACCTCACAGGAGGAACATTCACACTTTCCAACATTGGCACA ATTGGTGGCACTTATGCAAAACCTGTGATCCTTCCTCCTGAAGTAGCTATTGGCGCTCTGGGAAAAATACAG gtcCTTCCTCGATTTAACAGTAAAGGTGAGGTATTTAAAGCTCAAATAATGAACGTGAGCTGGTCAGCAGATCACAGAATCATTGACGGTGCAACCATGTCTCGTTTTTCTAACTTGTGGAAATCTTACTTGGAGAATCCTGCTTCCATGCTGATGGATCTTAAGTAA
- the LRRC39 gene encoding leucine-rich repeat-containing protein 39, whose product MTETTVCVGSFVAIKDLWELRIQKITEELRKQKEFSQKAAGRLTIIWEERASLAKLKDKVINEDGRAVLRIEQEEWQTLPSCLLKLNYLQEWQLHRTNLIKIPHYIGRFQNLIVLDLSRNSIADIPREIGQLSNLQELILSYNKIKLVPKELGNCVGLERLELAVNRDICDLPHQLSNLKKLSHLDLSMNRFTTFPPVILDMPNLEWLDMASNRLKEIPGNIDKAENLHTLWLQRNEITCLPESISNLKNMTTFVLTSNKLQDIPVCLKNMPNLRFVNFRDNPLKLQVTLPPCENPEEEEEQELYGIQFMHLYIQKSLNGEENMESDISGATDTTD is encoded by the exons ATGACTGAAACGACTGTTTGTGTTGGCTCATTTGTGGCTATTAAAGACCTGTgggaactcagaatccagaaaaTTACCGAAGAGCTTCGGAAGCAAAAAGAATTCAGTcagaaggctgcagggag acTGACAATTATTTGGGAAGAGAGGGCCAGTTTGGCCAAGCTGAAAGACAAAGTAATCAACGAAGATGGAAGGGCTGTTTTAAGGATTGAGCAGGAAGAATGGCAG ACTCTACCTTCTTGCTTACTGAAACTGAATTACCTGCAGGAATGGCAACTTCATAGAACTAATTTGATCAAAATCCCTCACTACATTGGTCGCTTTCAAAACCTCATTGTCCTAGATCTATCTCGAAATTCGATTGCAGACATTCCTAGAGAGATTG GTCAATTGTCAAATCTTCAGGAGTTGATCCTCAGTTATAATAAAATTAAGTTGGTTCCTAAAGAGTTAGGCAACTGCGTTGGCTTAGAAAGATTGGAACTGGCAGTAAATAGAGACATCTGTGACCTTCCCCATCAG ctgAGCAACTTGAAGAAGCTTTCTCACCTAGACCTGAGCATGAACCGGTTCACTACTTTCCCACCAGTTATCCTAGATATGCCTAATTTGGAATGGCTAGATATGGCGAGCAACCGGCTGAAAGAAATCCCTGGCAATATTGACAA AGCAGAAAACCTACATACTTTGTGGCTCCAAAGGAATGAAATAACCTGTTTGCCTGAATCCATTTCTAATCTTAAGAATATGACTACCTTTGTTCTCACCAGCAACAAACTGCAAGATATTCCTGTTTGTCTGAAGAATATGCCAAACCTAag ATTTGTCAACTTCAGAGATAACCCATTAAAGCTGCAAGTTACACTTCCTCCTTGCGAGAATCccgaagaagaggaggaacaagAACTCTATGGAATTCAGTTCATGCATTTATATATTCAGAAGTCACTCAATGGTGAAG AAAATATGGAAAGTGATATTTCAGGTGCTACTGACACCACTGACTGA